A genomic segment from Brienomyrus brachyistius isolate T26 chromosome 9, BBRACH_0.4, whole genome shotgun sequence encodes:
- the si:dkey-256h2.1 gene encoding uncharacterized protein si:dkey-256h2.1: MALLYPAPLMLLFIARLGPLDANSAAARVKFHLMHHADGEASEFTNTFETTEQSINLRSHGHYGKDGKLGFDPGDAAPAFQIKTLDGEFVYPPAAGLKFSLIIHAYTAKSAFLECLWTSESSLMDLVEGLPNNAQALFVSYDDTAAADALWMREQIQRVATAQRRKDVLARVHFSPLAVHELGNWIPSVLYSWSYSRLPQVVFTSSEWDMPLVAKRLDARYDWLRRHWGQKSFNLVGAGDGCKPSPAVAGAIAWISEGNCSFFTKVRNMASSEASGVLVYAAMGNPIQDMNCEGSECLTLLTIPASMVPAQPAVDLGLQKGKPVNVSFQSTAFPNFFMGIDQQGALAEMGLFAYPSFSFFNWQAQWFDFSERLRERLAVPVRLVKVLEDVVMQGDSGAVATVDLPPDMTDFNILELDASLSCPGKRDVTCPPWDHTVQLYICCDHFSSLCNQELGRWITAFRRGTGHWLTDVSPLIPLLNSGRCTFTMKTAPWAKPWVAGLRLRFSHTGNHSDQLYPFSLRPLYTGGVFDKEYNKRFQPIKFTVPLSTKKVEVYAVITGHGSDENGCGEFCVTSHHFLINGIHNNSLVFDSAGTALGCAMRAGEGAVPNEFGTWLYGRGGWCDGMQVDPWRIDVTKQLNLTGPNSLIYFGLYQDKDPNPTSNPGNIIMSSYLVFYK; this comes from the exons ATGGCTTTGCTTTATCCAGCGCCGTTGATGCTTTTATTCATCGCCAGACTCGGGCCGCTTGATGCGAAttcagctgcagccagagtCAAGTTCCATCTAATGCATCATGCGGATGGTGAAGCGAGTGAATTTACTAACACGTTCGAAACTACAGAACAGAGCATTAATTTGCGTTCCCATGGACATTATGGCAAGGACGGAAAACTGGGTTTTGATCCAGGCGATGCGGCGCCGGCTTTTCAGATTAAAACCCTCGATGGGGAGTTTGTCTATCCACCTGCAGCGGGATTGAAGTTTTCGTTAATCATTCATGCATACACTGCCAAATCGGCTTTCCTAGAGTGCTTATGGACGTCGGAGTCCTCTCTGATGGACCTGGTTGAAGGTCTCCCTAATAACGCCCAAGCGCTCTTTGTGTCTTATGATGACACGGCAGCAGCAGACGCGCTGTGGATGAGGGAACAGATTCAACGGGTGGCAACTGCACAGAG GCGGAAAGACGTATTGGCCAGGGTACATTTCTCTCCTCTGGCTGTCCATGAGCTGGGAAACTGGATTCCCAGTGTGCTGTACTCTTGGAGTTACTCTAGACTTCCCCAAGTTGTTTTCACCTCTTCAG AATGGGACATGCCTTTGGTCGCCAAAAGGTTGGATGCGAGatatgattggctgaggagACACTGGGGTCAGAAGTCCTTTAACCTGGTTGGTGCAGGAGATGGGTGCAAACCCTCACCTGCTGTTGCTGGTGCCATTGCATGGATATCGGAGGGAAACTGCTCGTTTTTTACAAAG GTGAGGAACATGGCCTCCTCGGAAGCCAGTGGCGTTCTGGTGTACGCTGCCATGGGAAACCCGATTCAGGACATGAACTGTGAGGGGAGCGAGTGCCTCACACTGCTCACCATACCGGCGTCGATGGTGCCTGCGCAGCCGGCCGTGGACCTTGGTCTTCA GAAAGGGAAGCCGGTGAATGTGTCCTTCCAGAGCACAGCCTTTCCTAACTTCTTCATGGGAATTGACCAGCAGGGAGCGTTGGCGGAGATGGGCCTCTTTGCCTACCCGTCGTTCAGCTTTTTCAATTGGCAAGCCCAGTG GTTCGATTTCTCTGAGCGTTTACGAGAGCGGCTTGCAGTCCCCGTGCGTCTCGTCAAGGTGCTTGAGGACGTCGTGATGCAGGGGGACAGTGGAGCTGTCGCCACAGTTGATCTGCCCCCAG ATATGACAGATTTCAACATTCTGGAGCTAGATGCTTCGCTGTCCTGTCCGGGGAAGCGTGACGTGACCTGTCCACCTTGGGACCACACAGTGCAGCTGTACATTTGCTGCGACCACTTCAGCTCACTCTGCAACCAGGAACTCGGCCGCTGGATCACCGCGTTCCGCAG AGGCACTGGGCACTGGTTGACGGACGTGTCCCCGTTAATTCCACTGCTGAACAGTGGAAGGTGCACATTCACCATGAAGACGGCGCCGTGGGCAAAGCCGTGGGTGGCAGGACTACGCCTGCGATTCAGTCACACCG GGAACCACTCTGACCAGCTTTACCCATTCAGCCTAAGGCCTCTGTATACTGGAGGAGTTTTTGACAAAGAATACAACAAAAGATTTCAGCCAATCAAGTTCACCGTACCGCTGTCTACTAAAAAA GTGGAGGTCTACGCCGTGATCACTGGGCACGGGAGCGACGAGAACGGCTGCGGGGAGTTCTGCGTGACGTCGCATCATTTCCTGATCAATGGCATCCACAACAACTCCCTCGTGTTTGACTCTGCCG GCACCGCGCTGGGCTGTGCCATGAGAGCTGGGGAGGGCGCCGTGCCCAATGAGTTTGGCACCTGGCTGTACGGCCGCGGCGGCTGGTGCGATGGCATGCAGGTGGACCCTTGGAGGATAGACGTCACCAAGCAG CTCAATCTGACTGGGCCCAATTCTCTCATCTACTTTGGTTTGTATCAGGATAAAGACCCGAACCCCACATCCAATCCAGGAAATATTATCATGTCCTCTTATCTTGTCTTTTACAAATAA
- the LOC125749199 gene encoding protachykinin: protein MKLLSAALLFLIMTEVFCEEYDPGDYGNEIIERDQIQDSRLKSEALNTLLRRAARKPRPQQFFGLMGRRSSRQKLNSFVGLMGKRNQGMAGLYEWNMPEKQQQYR from the exons ATGAAACTGCTGTCGGCTGCGCTGCTCTTTCTTATTATGACGGAAGTTTTTTGCGAAGAATATGATCCCGGCGActatggaaatgaaattatcgAGAGGGACCAAATACAG GATTCAAGGCTAAAGTCTGAGGCACTGAATACTCTACTGAGAAGAGCGGCAAGAAAACCTCGACCTCAGCAGTTTTTTGGTCTAATGGGGAGACGATCTTCCA GGCAGAAACTCAATTCCTTTGTGGGACTGATGGGCAAGAGGAACCAGGGGATGGCAG GTCTGTATGAATGGAACATGCcagagaaacagcagcagtACCGCTAA
- the LOC125749198 gene encoding LOW QUALITY PROTEIN: endonuclease/exonuclease/phosphatase family domain-containing protein 1-like (The sequence of the model RefSeq protein was modified relative to this genomic sequence to represent the inferred CDS: deleted 1 base in 1 codon), which yields MGGNLGCHRPIPKDPDDFCHSKRKYSAACNFSHIMVNQERLNINTATEEELMTLPGVNRTVAQNIVEYRECIKGFKKVEDLALVSGIGAAKLEVIKLEICVSNRTGSVQYSPSSARQNHERLAYTGMNINTATQAQLVSIRGITEKIAKNIADYRTQHGPFKTIDDLVKVSHINFSLLDKIRSQVFVERSRAPSTNTNGGLTYTNRSHASPTSLSLRSDDLDLPPGGPAEIISTRPKVEVFLGTRDSKAAVRVATWSLQSCTIEKANNPGVREVVCMTLLENGIQLLAVQDLADREALEKFCTELNQGSLASIRRWKASRGTWKCAVSEKPARQSHKTVEFSGFLWDTSPGIEMKDATLMESVVVNGNGSHGYPRPYLAHFNIGSSALTVVNVRLRGPVPEGETNGRNHSESHKALRFTDSMQEILRGEKDVMVLGEFGRPADSGELDLLKKEKFSALIPPNIYTNISTKSPQGSSCLDNIWLSRSLKKAYTGHALVVREGLTNPWIPDNWSWGGVASDHCPVLAEIYANVGKKEEMGNGSAVPVVERCESASKHER from the exons ATGGGGGGGAATCTGGGCTGTCACCGGCCGATTCCGAAAGATCCGGATGATTTCTGTCACAGCAAACGAAAGTATAGCGCGGCCTGCAACTTCAGTCATATAATGGTCAATCAGGAGCGACTCAACATTAACACGGCCACCGAAGAGGAGCTGATGACCCTGCCGGGGGTGAACCGCACTGTGGCGCAGAACATTGTTGAGTACCGCGAATGCATCAAAGGTTTCAAGAAAGTAGAGGACCTAGCACTGGTGAGCGGGATAGGTGCTGCCAAACTGGAGGTCATTAAACTGGAAATATGCGTCAGCAACAGAACTGGTTCCGTGCAATATTCTCCTTCCTCCGCACGCCAGAACCACGAACGCTTGGCATACACCGGCATGAACATTAACACTGCTACGCAGGCACAGCTTGTCAGCATCCGCGGCATAACGGAGAAGATCGCCAAAAACATTGCTGACTACCGAACGCAGCACGGCCCATTCAAAACTATAGACGATCTGGTGAAAGTCAGTCACATCAATTTTTCTCTGCTGGACAAAATAAGGTCCCAGGTTTTTGTGGAGCGCTCCAGGGCGCCTTCCACCAACACAAACGGCGGGCTGACTTATACCAACAGATCACACGCGAGCCCCACGTCTCTGAGTCTTCGGAGTGATGATCTGGACCTTCCACCTGGAGGCCCGGCGGAAATCATCTCGACACGACCCAAAGTGGAGGTGTTCTTAGGAACGCGCGACAGCAAAGCCGCGGTGCGAGTGGCCACCTGGAGTTTGCAGAGCTGCACCATCGAGAAAGCAAACAACCCAGGCGTGAGAGAGGTCGTGTGCATGACGCTTCTGGAGAACGG TATCCAGCTCCTAGCTGTTCAGGACCTGGCTGACAGAGAGGCCTTAGAGAAG tTCTGCACGGAGCTGAACCAAGGCAGCTTGGCCAGCATCCGGAGATGGAAAGCCTCCCGGGGGACGTGGAAATGTGCCGTTTCGGAAAAGCCAGCGAGGCAATCCCACAAG ACTGTGGAGTTTTCCGGATTCCTGTGGGACACCAGCCCCGGCATCGAGATGAAGGACGCCACCCTCATGGAGAGTGTGGTCGTCAATGGGAACGGCAGCCACGGCTACCCGCGACCTTACCTCGCTCATTTTAAC ATTGGGTCGTCGGCGCTGACTGTTGTGAACGTTCGTTTGAGGGGTCCAGTCCCTGAGGGAGAAACCAACGGGAGGAACCACTCTGAGTCCCACAAGGCTTTGCGCTTCACCGACAGCATGCAGGAGATCCTGAGAG GAGAGAAAGACGTGATGGTGCTGGGAGAGTTTGGGCGTCCAGCAGACAGCGGAGAGCTCGACCTCCTGAAGAAGGAGAAGTTCAGCGCTCTTATACCTCctaacatatacacaaacatcagcaCCAAGTCTCCCCAGGGCTCCTCCTGCCTTGACAACATCTGGCTGAGCCGGTCACTCAAGAAAGCTTATACAG GTCACGCTCTGGTGGTGAGGGAGGGCCTGACGAATCCCTGGATCCCCGATAACTGGTCGTGGGGC GGGGTGGCATCCGACCACTGTCCTGTCCTTGCGGAGATCTATGCTAACGTGGGCAAAAAGGAGGAGATGGGAAACGGCAGCGCTGTGCCAGTGGTGGAACGTTGCGAGAGCGCATCCAAGCACGAGCGCTGA